The Thermodesulfovibrionales bacterium genome includes a window with the following:
- a CDS encoding metal ABC transporter ATP-binding protein, which produces MNGVPVRPADSPPGAVEIEKLTVSLSGKEVLSGIDLTLHEGTFLGIVGPNGSGKTTLLRVLLGLVRPASGEVRVFGKRPEEIARTGIYGYLPQHLSVDASFPATALDVVLMGLQGRRGMFRRSSREEKKKGEEMLLTLGMAGYEGHLFGALSGGQQQRVSIARALIGDPRILILDEPSTGIDVVGQEDFYHLLKGLQKRSGLSIIMVSHDIGVITAYVDEIACLNRTLHYQGNPLGAFNEEVLKGLYGKSMGILMHDHLCDKCERLQPGER; this is translated from the coding sequence ATGAATGGCGTACCAGTGCGCCCCGCAGACTCCCCACCCGGAGCGGTGGAGATAGAGAAGCTCACCGTCTCCCTGAGCGGTAAGGAGGTGCTCTCCGGCATTGATCTCACCCTTCATGAGGGCACTTTCCTCGGGATCGTCGGGCCAAACGGTAGCGGGAAGACGACGCTCCTCAGGGTCCTCCTCGGCCTCGTGAGGCCGGCATCGGGCGAGGTCAGGGTCTTCGGCAAGAGGCCGGAGGAGATCGCGAGGACGGGGATCTACGGTTATCTCCCCCAGCATCTCAGCGTCGATGCCAGCTTTCCGGCGACCGCCCTCGATGTCGTGCTCATGGGACTTCAGGGGAGACGGGGCATGTTCAGGCGTTCGTCCCGGGAAGAGAAAAAAAAGGGTGAAGAGATGCTCCTGACCCTCGGCATGGCGGGGTATGAAGGCCATCTCTTCGGCGCTCTTTCCGGCGGCCAGCAGCAGAGGGTATCGATCGCCCGGGCCCTCATCGGGGACCCCCGGATACTCATCTTAGACGAGCCGAGCACCGGGATCGATGTTGTCGGGCAGGAAGACTTTTACCACCTGTTGAAGGGGTTACAGAAGCGGAGCGGCCTGAGCATCATCATGGTCTCACACGATATCGGCGTCATAACCGCCTATGTCGATGAGATCGCCTGCCTGAACAGGACGCTCCACTATCAGGGGAACCCTCTCGGTGCCTTCAATGAGGAGGTGCTCAAGGGACTCTATGGGAAGAGCATGGGCATACTGATGCACGATCACCTCTGCGACAAATGCGAGAGGCTCCAGCCCGGGGAGAGGTAG
- a CDS encoding metal ABC transporter permease: protein MGDILSYGFMQRAFVAGIAMAVFAGVISVFIVLRRVAFLGSGISHAAFGGVAIGFFLGINPLSTALVYCVAVSFAIEIVSSKGRLAEDTAIGIFFSASMAMGVLLISLSKSYTVDLFGYLFGSILAIGSGEAWLAVSMAAAVILIFAVILKDLLFITFNEELAVVNGVPVRLIKSIFLISMAIAIVIGIKVVGIILISALLVIPGAAAKMLTQRLYGMLAISCVIAVLSTMGGLVASYVYGLAPGGTIVMVLSLFFAASFLAKILR, encoded by the coding sequence ATGGGAGATATCTTATCGTATGGTTTCATGCAGCGGGCCTTCGTCGCCGGTATCGCTATGGCGGTCTTTGCGGGGGTCATATCCGTCTTCATCGTTCTCCGGCGGGTAGCCTTTCTCGGGTCGGGCATATCGCACGCCGCCTTCGGCGGGGTCGCGATCGGATTTTTCTTAGGGATAAACCCCCTCTCGACGGCCCTCGTTTACTGCGTCGCCGTCTCCTTTGCGATCGAGATCGTGAGCAGCAAGGGAAGGCTCGCCGAGGACACCGCGATAGGGATATTCTTTTCGGCCTCGATGGCTATGGGAGTCCTGCTCATCAGTCTCTCGAAGAGCTACACCGTGGACCTTTTCGGATATCTCTTCGGAAGCATCCTCGCGATAGGCAGCGGTGAGGCGTGGCTGGCTGTCTCGATGGCGGCAGCGGTCATCCTTATCTTTGCGGTCATCCTGAAGGACCTCCTCTTTATCACGTTCAATGAGGAACTCGCCGTCGTGAACGGGGTACCGGTAAGGCTCATCAAATCGATCTTCCTTATCTCCATGGCGATCGCGATCGTGATCGGGATCAAGGTGGTTGGGATAATACTTATCTCGGCGCTGCTCGTCATCCCCGGGGCGGCTGCAAAGATGCTAACTCAGCGGCTATACGGCATGCTCGCCATCTCCTGCGTAATCGCCGTTTTATCAACAATGGGAGGATTGGTCGCTTCCTATGTCTATGGCCTCGCCCCGGGAGGGACGATTGTGATGGTCCTCTCGCTCTTCTTCGCGGCTTCCTTTCTCGCGAAGATTCTGAGGTGA